In the Clostridium beijerinckii genome, one interval contains:
- a CDS encoding chemotaxis protein CheA, with amino-acid sequence MSNIYEMPEMVSAFLDEVEEQIQLLEQGILELEKKDEVSKVIQDIFRVAHTLKGSSSAMGYEKMKTLTHEMENVLDKIRNNFMEVTEPIINVLFECTDCLTLLKRDFIEYKNDTEVNIDDIIGKLRCIQSIDVDKTEGNQFIGVKSEISHEGDNERIVFELDDEKRHTIENEKLNGCSCVVCEIKLSEDSLMKATRAFLILNSLNDMGEVIGSSPNVLELLDEDENINTINYLLISELGAKELELRIKHELMDIDDVSVFDYEFTKLDKEKVVTQDKKNVANIKREMAMEKNDEISSEKKVSQDIRNEKKLSQTIRVDIERLEHMMNLVGEMVIEQTRIAQVSNNLHNKYIADDSVEDLIGISSRVSRVVSELQESIMKARMVPVQQLFSRFPRLVRDLANSLEKEVELVLEGGETEMDRTIIEDITDPLIHLVRNSLDHGIEKPSTRIGKDKPSKGSLKIKAFHQENHVIVTIEDDGAGLNLEKIKQSAIKKEVISAQEAEALSEQEIINLIFQTGLSTANNVSDVSGRGVGMDIVRNHIDKLNGIIDVETKEGEGSKFTIKLPLTLAILAGLLVKIHNETYALPMSNIIEIVRKPKDEIEYVKNQSVVVIRDKVHPLVWLHDYFKLPRENKKKNVFIVVLGIAEKRFGIVVDELVGNQEIVVKPLGSYIGKIEGISGATILGDGSVAHIFDVVGISRMISSKNIKENNNFNSSEI; translated from the coding sequence ATGTCTAATATATATGAAATGCCTGAAATGGTAAGTGCATTTTTGGATGAAGTGGAAGAGCAGATACAACTTTTAGAACAAGGAATTTTAGAATTAGAAAAGAAAGATGAAGTTAGTAAAGTTATACAAGATATTTTTAGGGTAGCACATACATTAAAAGGATCCTCTTCAGCTATGGGGTATGAAAAGATGAAAACTCTTACTCATGAAATGGAAAATGTACTTGATAAAATTAGGAATAATTTTATGGAAGTAACGGAGCCAATAATTAACGTTTTGTTTGAATGTACTGACTGCTTAACTTTATTAAAAAGAGATTTTATAGAATATAAGAATGATACGGAAGTGAACATTGATGATATCATAGGAAAACTTAGATGTATTCAAAGTATTGACGTGGACAAAACTGAAGGCAATCAATTTATTGGAGTAAAAAGTGAAATTAGTCATGAAGGTGACAATGAGAGGATAGTATTTGAGCTAGATGATGAGAAAAGACATACAATAGAAAATGAAAAGCTAAATGGGTGCTCTTGTGTTGTTTGTGAGATTAAGCTCTCAGAGGATAGTCTTATGAAAGCAACAAGAGCTTTTCTTATACTTAATTCGCTAAATGATATGGGAGAGGTTATAGGATCTAGTCCCAATGTATTAGAACTATTGGATGAAGATGAAAATATTAATACTATAAATTATTTATTAATTTCTGAATTAGGAGCAAAAGAACTTGAGTTAAGAATTAAGCATGAATTAATGGATATTGATGATGTTAGTGTGTTTGATTATGAATTTACGAAATTAGATAAAGAAAAGGTAGTCACTCAGGATAAAAAAAATGTAGCTAATATAAAAAGAGAAATGGCAATGGAAAAAAATGATGAGATAAGCAGTGAAAAAAAAGTTTCACAAGACATAAGAAATGAAAAAAAATTATCACAAACCATTAGAGTCGATATAGAACGTCTTGAACATATGATGAATTTAGTTGGAGAGATGGTTATTGAACAAACTAGAATTGCTCAAGTAAGTAACAATTTACATAATAAATATATAGCTGATGATTCAGTAGAAGATTTAATTGGAATATCAAGTCGTGTATCAAGAGTAGTTAGCGAACTTCAAGAAAGCATAATGAAAGCTCGTATGGTGCCAGTGCAACAGCTATTTAGTAGATTCCCGAGGCTGGTAAGAGATCTTGCTAATTCATTAGAAAAAGAGGTGGAGTTGGTTCTAGAGGGTGGAGAGACAGAAATGGACAGAACTATAATTGAAGATATTACTGATCCTTTGATTCATCTTGTAAGAAATTCCCTAGACCATGGAATAGAAAAACCTAGTACTCGTATAGGCAAAGATAAGCCTTCAAAAGGATCTTTGAAAATAAAGGCATTTCACCAAGAAAACCATGTAATTGTGACAATTGAAGATGATGGTGCTGGCTTAAATTTAGAAAAGATAAAGCAATCAGCAATTAAGAAAGAAGTAATTTCAGCCCAAGAGGCAGAAGCATTATCAGAACAAGAGATAATAAATCTTATTTTTCAAACGGGGCTGTCAACAGCTAATAATGTAAGTGACGTTTCAGGCAGAGGCGTAGGAATGGACATTGTTAGAAATCATATAGATAAACTAAATGGAATTATTGATGTAGAAACAAAAGAAGGAGAAGGTAGTAAATTTACGATTAAATTACCACTAACTCTTGCAATACTCGCAGGATTACTGGTGAAAATTCATAATGAAACTTATGCGTTACCGATGAGCAATATAATTGAGATTGTGAGAAAGCCTAAAGATGAGATTGAATATGTAAAAAATCAATCTGTTGTTGTTATTAGAGATAAAGTTCATCCTCTAGTATGGCTTCATGATTATTTTAAATTGCCGAGGGAAAATAAAAAGAAAAATGTATTCATTGTAGTTTTAGGTATCGCAGAAAAAAGATTCGGTATTGTAGTTGATGAATTAGTTGGAAATCAAGAAATAGTAGTTAAACCCTTAGGCTCTTACATAGGAAAAATTGAGGGGATATCAGGTGCAACAATACTTGGTGATGGAAGTGTTGCTCATATATTTGATGTAGTAGGAATATCGAGAATGATTAGTAGCAAAAACATAAAAGAAAATAATAATTTTAATAGCAGTGAAATTTAA
- a CDS encoding chemotaxis protein CheW, producing MNDLLDIQHIAFELASEKYALKISDVYEIIRLQQISPTHNSKFFLEGVINLSGKVIPVVNLHKRFKLIECARTKETRIIVVKSREEMIGIIVDKVDSVIQFNDIQPTPKVVAGIDGEYFEGIGITGNGVISLLKIDVVLHD from the coding sequence ATGAATGATTTATTGGATATTCAACATATTGCTTTTGAATTAGCAAGTGAGAAGTATGCTCTTAAGATTAGTGATGTTTATGAAATTATTAGGCTGCAGCAAATATCTCCAACACATAATAGTAAATTCTTTCTGGAAGGCGTTATTAATTTAAGTGGAAAGGTAATTCCGGTAGTTAATTTACATAAAAGGTTTAAACTAATAGAATGCGCTAGAACTAAAGAAACTAGAATAATAGTGGTAAAAAGTAGAGAAGAGATGATTGGTATAATTGTGGACAAGGTTGACTCAGTTATACAATTCAATGATATCCAACCAACGCCAAAAGTTGTTGCAGGTATTGATGGGGAGTACTTTGAAGGAATAGGAATTACGGGGAATGGAGTAATAAGTTTATTGAAGATAGATGTAGTTCTTCATGATTAG